A window of the Branchiostoma floridae strain S238N-H82 chromosome 12, Bfl_VNyyK, whole genome shotgun sequence genome harbors these coding sequences:
- the LOC118427169 gene encoding CD209 antigen-like protein A has product MAAHWLKQKPKQQAGSAISCPTRYELFMGRCYRFSVDRKSYNESRATCHEEGGRLATVKNNETHNFLANRVRATTKAHTWIGLTDEATDGLWVWDDGTLRVGDGFWGAKEPNGGTRENCVHIYPDKDYRWNDSTCPSSYYHICEI; this is encoded by the exons ATGGCTGCCCATTGGCTGAAGCAGAAACCTAAACAACAGGCAG GCTCTGCCATCAGCTGTCCTACTCGCTATGAGCTGTTCATGGGGAGGTGTTACCGCTTCTCCGTCGACCGTAAATCGTACAACGAATCACGGGCCACTTGTCACGAAGAAGGTGGTCGCCTAGCAACGGTGAAGAATAATGAGACCCACAACTTCCTGGCCAATCGCGTGAGAGCTACGACCAAAGCACACACCTGGATTGGGCTGACTGATGAGGCGACAGATGGTTTGTGGGTTTGGGATGATGGTACGTTGCGGGTTGGCGATGGGTTCTGGGGTGCAAAGGAACCAAATGGTGGCACAAGGGAAAACTGTGTTCACATCTATCCTGATAAGGACTACCGCTGGAATGATAGTACATGCCCAAGCTCTTACTACCACATCTGTGAAATCTAA
- the LOC118427170 gene encoding CD209 antigen-like protein A, with amino-acid sequence MAAHWLKQKPKQQAGSAISCPTRYELFMGRCYRFSVDHKSYNESRATCHEEGGRLATVKNNETHNFLANRVRATTKAHTWIGLTDEATDGLWVWDDGTLRVGDGFWGAKEPNGGTREIHIYPDKDYRWNDSTCPSSYYYICEI; translated from the coding sequence GCTCTGCCATCAGCTGTCCTACTCGCTATGAGCTGTTCATGGGGAGGTGTTACCGCTTCTCCGTCGACCATAAATCGTACAACGAATCACGGGCCACTTGTCACGAAGAAGGTGGTCGCCTAGCAACGGTGAAGAATAATGAGACCCACAACTTCCTGGCCAATCGCGTGAGAGCTACGACCAAAGCACACACCTGGATTGGGCTGACTGATGAGGCGACAGATGGTTTGTGGGTTTGGGATGATGGTACGTTGCGGGTTGGTGATGGGTTCTGGGGTGCAAAGGAACCAAATGGTGGCACAAGGGAAATTCACATCTATCCTGATAAGGACTACCGCTGGAATGATAGTACATGCCCAAGCTCTTACTACTACATCTGTGAAATCTAA